GATACAGAATATCCTCACAGCCATAACGGGTATTGTCGTCCTCGGCCTGATTATTTATCGTTTGGTTCGTCTCTGGAAGCGAAAAGATTCGGGTGGTGCATGCTCCGGTTGTTCATCCAAATCCGATTGTGCCTTATCTTCCAAGGCGACAGAGAAGAAGAACAATCCATCATCCCTCAAATAAAACTCTCATGAAAACAGGACGGCAATACTATCCCCTCAGTATCCGGCAGCGAATCTTCTCTATCCTCATTATTTTATTGATAGTCTTTGCTCCAATACCGGCTTGGTACAACGGCATGTGGGTTTTGGT
This genomic stretch from Porphyromonas gingivalis ATCC 33277 harbors:
- a CDS encoding FeoB-associated Cys-rich membrane protein — encoded protein: MIQNILTAITGIVVLGLIIYRLVRLWKRKDSGGACSGCSSKSDCALSSKATEKKNNPSSLK